In Alphaproteobacteria bacterium, the sequence GAGCAGCGCCAGGCCGCAGAGCGCTGCGACGGTGCGCGGGCCGGGCATTGCCAGGTTCCAGGGCGCATCAACCAGCAGGGCGACGGGCAGCAGCATGACCGTGGTGGCGCCGACCTGACCGGCGGCCACCACCAACGGCTTCACGCCCTGGCGGGCGAAGCGCCGGCCATAGAGACCCGCGAAGGCATAGGACAGTGTCGCGGCGATCACCGCGAGCTGGGCGGCGACATCACCACCCAGCCCGGCGAGCGCCATCGGCCCGATCATCACCGCGACGCCGGCGACGCCGGTCAGCGCGCCCGCGAGCTTGCGCGCATCCAACTTCTCGTCGGCGGTGAACACATGCGCCACCAGCACCGTCCACAGCGGCGTCGTGGCGTTGAGGATCGACGCAAGGCCGCTGCCGATACGCACCTGGCCCCACATGATCAGGCTGAAGGGAATCAAGTTGTTGATCAGCCCCATGGCGAAGAACGCCAGCCACACGGCGCGCTCCCGCGGCACCTGCAGGCGCGTGACGACGACGGCGAGCCACAGGGCGGCGCCCGCGAGTCCGACGCGCGCCAGCACGATGGTCAGAGGCGGCAACTCGGCGAGTGCGATCTTGCCGAACAGAAACGAGCCGCCCCACAGTACCGATAGCGTCCCGAGCAGCAGCCACTCGGTCGCTCCCATGGTCTGACGCGAAGAAGTCATCGTCGCTCCCGCTCGGCGAAAGCGCGACGAGACATGCCGCACGTTTCGCCCGCCATCCGGCGGACGACGGCGAATTGCTGGAGCCACGTGCGGCCAATCGAACGCAACTTTCATCCCCGGGGCCGTCCGCGGCCCCGGGGATGACCGAGGGAATCTGATGCTGCGCGCGTCGCCCTAGGCGCCCTTCAGCATCATCGGCAGGCCGGCAGCCATGAAGACGACGCGATCGGCGCGTTGGGCGACGCGGCGATTGAGCATGCCCTGCGCGTCGCGAAAGCGACGGGCGAGTGGGTTGTCAGGCACGATGCCCAGCCCGACCTCGTTGGCAACGAGCACGGTCTGGCCGGCGCGTGCGTCGAGCGCGGCCAGCAATTCGTCCGTGGCCGCATCGATGTCGCGGTCCCGATGCATCAGGTTGCTCAGCCACAGGGTCAGGCAGTCAACGAGAATGGCGCGCGCTTCGTCGGCGTGCCGGCGCAGCACCAGCGCGAGATCAAGCGGCTCTTCGATCGTCATCCACGCCTGGCCGCGCTCGGCGCGATGGACGGCGATGCGCTCGGCCATCTCGGCATCCCCTGCCTCGGCGGTGGCGACGAAAAGGCCGCCGCCCAGCAGCGCGAGCGCATAGCCGCTCTTGCCGGCGCGCGCGCCGCCCAGCACGAGCGTGACAGGCGCCGCCATCGTCAGGCGGCTGCGACGACGCGCGGCAGCAGGTTGGTGAAGACGATGCGCCAGGCGTGATCCGGGTCCGCCTGCTCGTAATGCTCGATCAGGGTCAGCGAGACGTTCTCGGCCTCGAAGCGCACCGCGGCATCGGCGCCCAGCCCCATTGCCAGCGCCAGCGCGGCGCGGATCGTGCCGCCATGGGTGACGGCGACGATGTCGCGACCCTTGTGCGTCTCGTTGATCTCGAGAATCGCCGAGCCGGCGCGCTGCATCAGGTCGACGAAGCTCTCGCCGCCTGGCGGCCGGTTGGTCGGCGGGCCGAGCCAGAAGAGATGGTTGTCGCCATGGTTGGCGGCGATGTCGGCATAGGTCAGGCCCTGCCACTGGCCGAAATGTTGCTCGTTGAAGCGCGGCTCGCGCAACGGCTCGCGCCAGTCCGCGCCGTGCGCGCGCAGCGTGTCGGCGGTCTTGATCGCGCGCGACAGGCCACTGGTCACCCACACCGCGCCGCGCGGCAGCAGCGCCGCCTGGTGACGGAACAGCGCGTGGTCGCTGACGTCGCAATCCATGTCGCTCTGGCCGTAGCAGCGGCCTTCCGGGTTGGGCACCACGGCATGGCGGACCCACCACCAGCGTGTCACCGGTGCCTTGTTGCTCGCCGCCGTCGCCATACGCCTACCTCCAGCCCACGCACATCGCCACAACGACCAGCGCGGCGGTCTCCGCCATCTGCTGCGTCGCGCCCAGGACGTCGCCGGTGTAGCCGCCGAAGCGTTCGCGCGCCAGCGGCACCATGCCCCAGGCGACGGCGAAGACGACAGCCGGGGCCAGCACCGCCGAGATCGGCGACACGCCCATCAGCATGAGGAAGGCGATGCCGCCGCCGATCGCCAGCGTGATGCCGACATCGCTGGTCGTCGGCTGCCCGACCCCGGCGCCCAGCCCGTCCCCGCGCGCCGGCTCGAGTGCGCCCATCGGCCAGGCGATCGCCGCGCGCGACAGCATGTGGGCCGCGACCAGCGCCAGCAGCGCGATGCCGGTGTCGCGCGCCGCCAGCTGCGCCAGGGCCGCGACGCG encodes:
- a CDS encoding DMT family transporter — its product is MGATEWLLLGTLSVLWGGSFLFGKIALAELPPLTIVLARVGLAGAALWLAVVVTRLQVPRERAVWLAFFAMGLINNLIPFSLIMWGQVRIGSGLASILNATTPLWTVLVAHVFTADEKLDARKLAGALTGVAGVAVMIGPMALAGLGGDVAAQLAVIAATLSYAFAGLYGRRFARQGVKPLVVAAGQVGATTVMLLPVALLVDAPWNLAMPGPRTVAALCGLALLSTALGYVLYFRILATAGATNVLLVTFLIPVSGVLMGVLVLDETIEPRQLAGMALIGLGLAAIDGRLLRRAS
- the cobU gene encoding bifunctional adenosylcobinamide kinase/adenosylcobinamide-phosphate guanylyltransferase, with the protein product MAAPVTLVLGGARAGKSGYALALLGGGLFVATAEAGDAEMAERIAVHRAERGQAWMTIEEPLDLALVLRRHADEARAILVDCLTLWLSNLMHRDRDIDAATDELLAALDARAGQTVLVANEVGLGIVPDNPLARRFRDAQGMLNRRVAQRADRVVFMAAGLPMMLKGA
- a CDS encoding histidine phosphatase family protein, whose protein sequence is MATAASNKAPVTRWWWVRHAVVPNPEGRCYGQSDMDCDVSDHALFRHQAALLPRGAVWVTSGLSRAIKTADTLRAHGADWREPLREPRFNEQHFGQWQGLTYADIAANHGDNHLFWLGPPTNRPPGGESFVDLMQRAGSAILEINETHKGRDIVAVTHGGTIRAALALAMGLGADAAVRFEAENVSLTLIEHYEQADPDHAWRIVFTNLLPRVVAAA